The sequence ATAAAAAATGAGGACTGCTACCCTACTGGTAACAGACTCGGTGTGAAACCTGGCGAAAAATACACTCTTCATAGAATGCTTGAGATTATGATGACGAACTCGTGTAACGATATCACGGCTGCCATCGCAAGGCACATAGCAGGAAGTGAAGAGGCTTTCGTGACTATGATGAACGAAAAGGCGAAGGAGCTTGGCTACAAGGGTGCAGCATTCTATAATGCACATGGACTTCCTCGCCTACCTGACTTTAATCAAAACTCGATGTCTGCAAAGGACGTACTTGATCTAACAAAGAGGATAGTTAAGGAGCACCCAAACTATATTGACTACACCATTACAGTGGCGATTGACTACCCTGAGAAGAGCTACCACGATGACAATACTAACCCGCTTTTTGGTCGTGAAGGCGTTACTGGTATGAAGACTGGCACAACGCGCGATGCAGGCTTTTGCTTCGTAGCGACTTTCCACACTAGTGGTGACGATGTGAAGACAAAGAACAATGAGTTTATCTTCGTAATGCTTGGTGCCAAGACTAAGGCACTGCGTGAAGAAAATTCCGCTGCGGCTTACGAGTACGCTCTAGAAAATTATTCAAAAAAGATACTTCTTTCGAAGAAGCTGGGCAAGATTGCAAAGTATGGCCTTGATGATTACAAG comes from Fenollaria sporofastidiosus and encodes:
- a CDS encoding D-alanyl-D-alanine carboxypeptidase family protein; protein product: MMHKLKRSLIILIIVLMLCTNLSFAKDLEVKNTRSYILYNAENDSIISSSSNINEVVPIASVSKLMTFYIALNKLKSGEIHENDEIEIKNEDCYPTGNRLGVKPGEKYTLHRMLEIMMTNSCNDITAAIARHIAGSEEAFVTMMNEKAKELGYKGAAFYNAHGLPRLPDFNQNSMSAKDVLDLTKRIVKEHPNYIDYTITVAIDYPEKSYHDDNTNPLFGREGVTGMKTGTTRDAGFCFVATFHTSGDDVKTKNNEFIFVMLGAKTKALREENSAAAYEYALENYSKKILLSKKLGKIAKYGLDDYKEEVLEIEPKDEYTVSIKNDVKTETKFIMNDKLDYSHVKKDDKVGEYKVYIDSEEVFKTDAIAMNNLTKKTIFDKIYEFFMNVWSFDKVSTAE